In one window of Aceticella autotrophica DNA:
- the mutL gene encoding DNA mismatch repair endonuclease MutL, which produces MNKIMLLEESLINKISAGEVVEKPASIVKELVENSIDADSKNITIEIEGGGIPYIKITDDGCGMNEIDAVLAFGRHATSKIKSINDLYNINTLGFRGEALASISSISKVTLHTREDNALYGTKIVIEGGKIIEKNTCGCQKGSTVEVRDVFFNTPARRKFLKRPSTEAMYITNIITKICLAHPEISFKYIKDKKLEFITSGNEDVLDVILRLYGKEIYTSLIKTEYNNEYLKIKMYLSKPEFTKSNREMQLLFVNGRYVKNKVFNAAIEEGYKTLIPVNRYPAVITYIYLDSREIDVNVHPTKLEIRFSDEKTIFNSIYKTIKDCLEKTNIIPEARINNYFKLESHKESIDKQNSLFLAHSLQDNKSEQNQKEEQCGIDDNNTKTIFESKESEKVFDKNFNDSESMYLYSKNYKCDAMYDNYDFKIIGTLFSTYIIIEKNNVCYLIDQHAAHERILYEKFMSQYNKIEGKQTTIPIVVDMAPGNEEILKQNINILRRLGYKFEWFGNNSVILREVPIILGQPEARQLFIDIIDKLKEKDSINNINLKEEDIIMMACKKAVKSMDKLSHEEIYKLFNDLKITENPYTCPHGRPVIVSITKYQLEKMFKRIK; this is translated from the coding sequence ATGAATAAAATTATGCTTCTTGAAGAATCTTTAATAAACAAAATTTCAGCAGGTGAAGTAGTAGAAAAACCTGCCTCAATTGTAAAAGAATTGGTTGAAAATTCTATAGATGCAGATAGCAAAAATATAACAATCGAAATAGAAGGCGGTGGCATACCCTATATAAAAATAACTGATGATGGTTGTGGTATGAATGAAATTGATGCCGTACTCGCCTTTGGCAGGCATGCTACTAGCAAAATAAAATCTATAAACGATTTATATAATATAAATACCCTTGGGTTTAGAGGTGAAGCTCTTGCAAGTATATCATCAATTTCAAAAGTAACACTACATACCCGTGAAGATAATGCATTATATGGGACAAAAATCGTAATAGAAGGTGGCAAAATAATCGAAAAAAATACCTGTGGATGTCAAAAAGGCAGTACTGTTGAAGTTAGAGATGTGTTTTTTAATACACCTGCCAGAAGAAAATTTCTAAAACGCCCTTCAACAGAAGCCATGTATATAACTAATATTATTACAAAAATCTGTCTTGCACATCCGGAAATATCATTTAAATATATTAAAGATAAAAAACTGGAATTTATAACTTCTGGAAATGAGGATGTATTAGATGTCATATTAAGATTATATGGAAAAGAAATATATACTTCATTAATAAAGACTGAATATAATAATGAATATTTAAAGATAAAAATGTATCTTAGTAAGCCTGAATTTACAAAATCAAATAGGGAAATGCAATTATTATTTGTGAATGGAAGATATGTGAAAAATAAAGTATTTAATGCAGCAATTGAAGAAGGATATAAAACCTTAATACCTGTTAATAGATACCCCGCAGTTATAACATATATTTATCTTGATTCCAGAGAAATTGATGTTAATGTGCATCCAACAAAATTAGAAATAAGGTTTTCAGATGAAAAAACTATTTTTAATTCAATATATAAAACTATAAAGGATTGCTTAGAAAAAACAAATATAATACCTGAAGCAAGGATCAATAATTATTTTAAGCTTGAAAGCCATAAAGAGTCCATTGATAAACAAAACAGCCTTTTTCTTGCCCATTCTTTACAGGATAATAAATCAGAACAAAATCAAAAAGAAGAGCAATGTGGTATTGATGATAATAATACTAAAACAATTTTTGAAAGTAAGGAATCTGAAAAAGTATTTGATAAAAATTTCAATGATAGTGAATCAATGTATCTATATAGCAAAAACTATAAATGTGACGCTATGTATGATAATTACGATTTTAAAATAATAGGTACTTTATTTTCAACATATATCATTATTGAAAAAAATAATGTGTGTTATTTAATTGATCAACATGCAGCACATGAGAGAATTTTATATGAAAAATTTATGTCCCAATATAACAAAATAGAAGGAAAACAAACAACAATACCCATAGTTGTTGATATGGCACCTGGCAATGAAGAAATTTTAAAGCAAAATATAAATATATTAAGAAGGTTAGGGTATAAATTTGAATGGTTTGGCAATAATTCTGTGATATTAAGGGAAGTTCCAATTATTTTAGGACAACCCGAAGCAAGACAATTATTCATAGATATTATTGATAAACTTAAAGAAAAAGATTCTATAAATAATATCAATTTAAAAGAAGAAGATATAATAATGATGGCCTGCAAAAAAGCGGTAAAATCAATGGATAAATTATCACATGAAGAGATTTATAAATTATTTAATGACTTAAAAATAACTGAAAATCCATATACATGCCCACATGGACGTCCAGTTATTGTATCTATAACAAAATATCAACTTGAAAAAATGTTTAAGCGTATTAAATAG